The genomic interval TGAGCTGTATTACAAGAATAACAAATCACTAAGTAATATCTATAATTTAAATACCCTAGATTTTCTTTCATTACTTGATTCAATTAGTAACAATATATGTAATAAGAAATTATATCAGATACTCAATATAATAGGATATAAGTATTATGTTTTACTTCAGATTCTTTTTGTCATCACAACACCTTTTATAGCTTCCTCTTTAAACTTAAATAGACCTTGGCTGACCGCTTTTTTATTACTACCAAGTATATTTATGTTTATGTTTATTATACTTTCGAATATTTTTAGAATGGAATTAAAAAAAGATTAACAGAGAAAAGTTTACAACCAACACCAATGGTGCTGGTTGTTTTTTTTCATCAAGTAATATCCAACTTCTCCCTTATAATTAAAATAATTCCCAACAAAGTGGATGAATGGTATTTTTTACCCTGCTCCATTTTATTTTTTTGTAGTTTTTAGTTTTATATTATGTTACTATATATTGATAGGAGTTGTTAGAATGATTACAGTATCAAATTTAGATTTAATATTTTCAGATAAAAAAATATTTAAAAACGTCAATTTAAAATTTACACCAGGTAATTGTTACGGTGTAATTGGAGCAAATGGAGCAGGTAAATCTACATTTTTGAAGATTTTGTCCGGTGAAATGGATTCAACAAAAGGCGAAGTTATTATTGAAAAAGGGAAAAGAATGGCTGTTTTAAAACAAGACCATTACGAATACGAAGACTTTGCGGTTATTGATACAATTATCATGGGTCATAAAAGGTTATATGATATTATGAAAGAAAAGGAATTATTGTATGCAAAAGTTCCTTTTACTGAAGAAGATGGAATAAAAACAGCAAATCTAGAAATGGAATTTGCTGAGCTAGATGGATGGAATGCTGAGTTTGAAGCTGAAAAGTTATTACATGGATTAAATGTAGATAAAGTTAATTTCCAAAAAAAAATGAGCGAAGTAACTGGTCAAGATAAAGTCAAAATTTTACTAGCGCAAGCATTATTTGGAAACCCTGACATTTTATTACTTGATGAACCGACAAACCACTTAGATTTTGAAACCATTCGGTGGTTAGAAAATTTCTTGCTTCATTATGAAAACACTGTCATTACTGTCTCCCATGATAGACATTTTCTAAATAAAGTTTGTACACATATAGTAGATATTGATTTTGGAGTAGCCAAACTTTACCCAGGAAATTATGACTTTTGGAGAGAATCATCACAATTAGCACAAAAATTAATGCTTGATGCAAATAAGAAAAAAGAAGAAAAGGTGAAAGAATTAAAATCTTTTATTGCTAGGTTTAGTGCGAATGCTTCAAAATCATCGCAAGCAACATCACGAAAAAAATCTCTTGAAAAAATTAATCTTGACGAAATTGTTCCTTCTTCGAGAAAATATCCATTTGTTGGGTTTGAATTAAGTAGAGATTTAGGGAAAGATGTTTTAACAGTTGAAAATTTATCCGCTTCTTTTGAAGGAAAAAAAGTATTTGAAAATGTCTCATTCACCATATACCGTGATGATAAAATTGCTTTACTAGGAAAAAATGATTTGGCAAGAACCGTACTATTACGCATTTTAGCTGGTGAGTTATTACCAGATAGTGGTACATTTAAATGGGGACAAACTGTTGTACACGCTCATTTACCAATTGATAACACAAGTTATTTTAATAATTGTGATCTAAACTTGATCGATTGGTTGAGACAATATTCAAAAGACCCAGCTGAAGTTTATATTCGAGGGTTTTTAGGTAGAATGTTATTTTCCGGAAATCAACCACTTAAAAAGGTACAAGTACTATCAGGTGGAGAGAAAATGCGTTGTATGTTGTCTAAACTGATGTTAGCACATGCAAATACTTTACTGATTGACCAACCAACAAATCATCTGGATTTAGAATCAATTCAGTCTGTAAATACCGGATTAAAAGAATTTAAGGGATCTCTTATTTTAACATCCCACGATCATTCATTATTATCAAGTGTTTCCAATAAAGTGATAGAAATTGGGGATAAAGGATCCTATACATTTGAAGGATCATTTGAAGAATATTTAGACAATACAATGGCAAAGAATTTAGTAAATAAACTATATATCTAATTAGTATTATTGATATAAATTTTCTGTTTATAAAGTTTAAATATGTTGTACATTATCTTTTTATAAAAACAAAGAAAATATGAACTATATTAATAAATAATTAGAAAAATTCGAATCAAAAATCCCACCTTATTTCAGGTGGGATTTCAAATTTTTTTGTCTTTATATTTATTATTAATTTTTATATAGATTTTGTCATCAGACTAACTAGAAAACAATTTATTGTTCAGCTGTTAAACTATTATATAACACTTCAACATCATGTTTGAAATCTTCAAAACTATATCCTCGTCCTGCTAAACCATTTTGAATCATTGTTGATGGACATGGTTTATCCCAACTACTAGCCATTTGATGAGTTACAACACGATCTAATGGAACATTTAACTCAATCATTAATTGTACAGTTAATTTAACCGCATTTTGAACTGCTACATCATAATCCCCATCAATGTTAACACAAATCTCAATTCCAACTGAATTACTATTAGAGATTCCTAGTTCTTCTTTGTAAGTACCAACATGCCATCCTTTATCATCTAAATCTAAATATTGGAAAACACTTGTTTCATCAACCCCAAAGTGTGCTGATGTTCCCCGATAATCATTGTTCCAATATCTATAATGTAAATAAGCATCAGCACCAACATTACGATTGGCTGTCTCATGAATTACTATAGCTGTTGGTGTTATCGCATCTTTAACAAAATTTTGGCTAATATGATCATAAATCATTGCTAAACCAGTATTTAAATTAATATTGATTGTATTAGTGTAACCATCTGACATTGTATAATTAGCTAAATAAGTGTTATTCTCAGCATCAAATGTTACATCATTCATAACACCTGAACCACGATAATTATATGAATAAACATCAGTATAATCCCATTTTCCATCTGTTATTTTAGGGAAAACAAAATATGGACTACCATTATTTTGTCCTAATAACATCATTTTTCCATCTAATTCTTTAACATCTAATATGTTTGTTGCTTGCGCTTCATTATTTGTTCCTCTTGAGACATCTTGTAATTTTCCATCCTTATCAAACAACATTAATAATAAATGATCATTTTCATCTTTAACAATCTTTACTGTTAATTGTGAGGCTTCATCAATATATTCCTTAAATACACTTGTATATTCAAAATCCATTTCATCATTCTCCATATTAATTATCATTGTATTTGTACAGATAGATGATTCTTCTTGATATTGAGCTTTTATTGTATTATTTTCTTGGTCATAAGTAATACCAACAATTGCTCCATCATTATGAAAATCATTCCAATAGTAATCTTTCACATCAACTAATTCTCTATTTTGATTTAATGACTTAATTTCAATCATTGGTTTATGATTATTTTCGCCATAAATAAAGAGTAACCCATTTTGAAATGAAACATAATTATTATACTGTGAATGAGAAACTAGTTCATTATTTTCATCAAAGAGTAAAACTTCAGGTACTTCTGGTTCTAATGTCCAAATTACAACATCAGTATTTGAATTTTCATCATGTCCTCTAGAAAAAATAGGTCCAAAACTTAGTTCAGGAGAAATGCTAATAACCTCATCTTCTACAGCTAAACTAATCATCTTTTCTGTAAATCCATCAATAATTTTATTATATACAGAATTAACTTCTAAAGTTGGACAATCATTTAACTCAAAATCTAATTGATACATCTGTTCAATATAATTTTGACTTTCAATAAAATAACCAGCTAAATAATAAGGGGTATCCCCATAAATATTTGAATTTTTAACATTGAAACCATTCGTAGAAAAATGATAATTCGTCTTATCTGTAACTAAACTGTTCGTTAAGTTTTCTTGTACAAATGTTAAATCATGATTTAAACCTAATTCAAATCTTGATTCATTTATAATCGCATTTCGCCAATTTTTAATGTTGTTAAGCGTTATCCCATTATAACTATAAGATTCCTCTTCTCCCTCAAACGACATTGCTTTATAAATTGTTCCATTTCGCTTATTAAATACTTCATAATCTATAATAGTTGTTTGTGGCTTTTCTAATTTACTAAATATTGCACCATTCCGTTTATCACCATAGAAATATAAATTTTGTTCAGATGATTCTGTTGAATTAGCTTTTTCTATTCTGATTAATTGATTTCCATCTTCATCATTTTGAATAGTAAAAGAAACACCTTCATTATCAAGGTTATAACCTGCTTCTATCTTATTTTCAATCAAATCAATTTTAAGATTTAAAACCTCATCCTTACTTACATTATTTTGCATACTTATCTTAAAAAGTTGTTCATTAAAAACAATATTAATCTTTACCTCATCAGTTAAATGATTAGATTTAACTAATTCATGATTGGTTGTTAAAGTGATATCTGCCTCAATTTTTTCTATCAAAGAGGTATCACTTAATTCATAAGAATTAATATCAAGTGTTAGATTATCTAAAGATAAATCAATTGAATTATCCTCATAAAAAACGGTCTTAGATAGTGCTTCATTAAATAATACTTGTATATCTAAAGACAATTGATTAACCTTCTCTAAAGGTGTCATTATCTCATTTTGTAGTGGTGTATTATTAAATGTTATTAAGTTTTTAGTAACTTCAACATCAGTTAATCCAGTCACAGATGACCCATTAGATAGATTAATTGACTCACTAATACCTGACATTATGTCATAATCAATAGCTTCTGTACTTACTTGAATCACTTCTTTTTTTTGGGTTGTTTCAGTGGCTTCAGTTGTTGTTTCAGTTGTTGTTTGGGTTTCTGTTTTATCACAAGCAACTAAAATAAACACCAAAAAAAAGGCGATTACTATAGATTTAAATTTCATATTATCCTCCCTCTAATCATCTATTAATCAAAATGAAAACTTCTACCCTATTATAACACAAATTATGAAAATTTTTTGCATTTATTTAAGATATTTTGAGTAAAAAAACAGTTTAGCAACTAAACTGTTTTTCCATTAAACAAATAACCTAAATATCGTCAAAATACCAACTAAAAACATTATTACTAAAATGATGAACATTAGAACACTGAAGACATGTTTGATCACAAGTCGAATCACCGAAAAGAAAAGGATACCGAAAACTATCATATAAACAAAAATAGGAATTTCTGCTAAAAATTGATTTAACAAATTATTCATTTTTATCACCCTTATTATTTTGGTTAATTATGGAATATTTATAAGTAATTTCCTATTTTTACCAAATTATATATTCATATGACAATATATTACAATCAAATATCTTAACTGACGTAGAAATATATTTCTCAAGTTATTGAAATAAAAAAAAGCAAATAATGTGAATAATTTTATATTATGTAATTGATAATGATACTGAAGAAAGGAAGGGAAATAAATTATGAAACGAATACTGAAATTTAATATCAGTATTTAGGGATTTACTATATTATAAAATCTTATTCATTATGTCTTGTTCCCACCTCAAAAAATAATGAATACTGTTGATTAGTAAATCCAATTTAAGGATATAATAACATTTAATCTTTATCATGAAGGGAAAATCAATTTTTTATAAGTCGGAGATTTAATTTAGATTTTCTATCATGCCTAATGATTATATGAGTATAAAAAAGAATCTTACAAAATTTAAGTAAGATTCTTTCCTTATTTATGAGTCCATTATAGTTAATATTCACTCATATTTTTTCCTGCTAGATAACCACTACTCCATGCCCACTGAAGATTATAACCTCCACAGTCTCCATCAACATCTAATACCTCTCCAGAAAAATATAATCCTTCAACAAGCTTTGATTGTAATGTTTTATCATATACTTCAGTGGTATCTACTCCACCAATTGTTGATTGTGCATTTTTAAAACCATTTGTTCCATTACAAATAAAAGTCCAATTTTTCAAAGTTTGGTAAAGTTTAATTTTTTCTTGATATGTTAAACTATCACAAGTTTTATGAATATCAGTAATACCACTATTTTTTAAAATAACTGGTATTAATTTTTTATGTAAAACGCCAATTAAAGATTGAAAAACCGTTCTGTGACCAAATAAAGCAAAACGGGCATCAAAATAGTCTTTCATTTCCTGTTTTGATTGTTTAGAAAATAAATCAAGCGAAATTTTCACTTCTTGATTATGAGAAAGCCCAACAGAAGCATATCTACTCAGTTGTAAAATAGCAGGACCTGAAATACCATAATCTGTAAATAATACTTCATCATATTCTTGCCGTTTCATTTCTTGATTAACCATAATCGAAGCTAAAGCATCAAATCGAACGCCTGATATAGCCTTCAAGTGCTTATACTCAAGTTTTAACTGAACAATTGTCGGAAGTGGTTTTATGATGTTATGACCGAATTGCTTGATTATTCGATTAATACTACCATCAGAACCTGTATTAGGTGCAGCACTCCCTCCACAAGCAATCAATACTTTATTCGCTAGAAAATACTGATTATCTGAATTTGTGGATTCAACTAAAAACTTGTTATTTTGTTTCTTTATATTAATTACCTTACTATTTAAATAAACAGGAATATCTCTTTCCTCAATATTCATTAAAAAAAGATTAACAACACTAGATGCTTGTAGTGATTTTGGATACATTTTCCCATCATTTAGTGTCGTAAGGGGTAACCCATATATATTAAATAAATTAATTGTATCTTCAACAGTAAATTGATTTAATACAGATTGAAAAAAAGTTGGGTTTTGTCCATGAAATGTCTGATAAGGCATTTTGATTTTATGATTAGTAATATTACAACGACCATTACCTGTTGTTAGTATCTTTTTTGCGATCCGATTTGCACCTTCTACAATTACAACTTGTTTTCCTAAATCACAAGCAGCAAGTCCTGCTAGTAACCCAGAAGCGCCCCCACCTATAATTAGGACATCTGTAGAAATCATTCAATCACTCCTATATTTAACTATTTTCAGAATAACTTCTTAATAATTTCGCTATCTCAAAGTCTTCAATTTCTAAAGCGAAGAAAATGGCAGCATCTCCTTTATTATCTTTTAGATTACTATCTGCACCACATTTTAATAAAGCTTCCACAACTCTAATATTACCACTTTTAATCGCGTGCATTAACGCTGTCATCCCAGAATCATCTTGAAGATCAACATCAAAATTAGGATGCTCAAAAATTTTAGCAATAAATCTTTTCTTTTGCATTTGAAGAGCAATCATTAATAGTGTCTTACCCTCTTTGTATTTAAGATTTAAATTTGCTCCATAATTTAATAATTCATCAAATAATTCTAAATTATCATCAAATAAACTTAACAATATTAAAGAATTTTGGTTTTTATCTATCGTATTAATCTCTGCCTTACGTGAACGGATTATCTTTTGTAAGGTGTTTGAGTCATGATTTTGGTAAGCAATCAATAAAGCGTTTAATCCCTCATTATTCATTATGTTGATATCTATTAGGGGGTATTCAATTAATCGATCAATAATTAGGTTTTGCTTATTTTTAATTGCAACCAGTAGGATGGTGTTTCCCTCATTATCTTGACAATTGACATCAACTCTTCGCTCTAATAATTCATTAAATAATAATTTATATTCTTCCTGATGTGTTTTATCACCACTTATATCATTTAACTGTTCATTAAGCGTAAATAGGATAGTTTTATTATTTGAATCTTTTAAATTCAAATT from Mycoplasmatota bacterium carries:
- a CDS encoding ATP-binding cassette domain-containing protein, whose product is MITVSNLDLIFSDKKIFKNVNLKFTPGNCYGVIGANGAGKSTFLKILSGEMDSTKGEVIIEKGKRMAVLKQDHYEYEDFAVIDTIIMGHKRLYDIMKEKELLYAKVPFTEEDGIKTANLEMEFAELDGWNAEFEAEKLLHGLNVDKVNFQKKMSEVTGQDKVKILLAQALFGNPDILLLDEPTNHLDFETIRWLENFLLHYENTVITVSHDRHFLNKVCTHIVDIDFGVAKLYPGNYDFWRESSQLAQKLMLDANKKKEEKVKELKSFIARFSANASKSSQATSRKKSLEKINLDEIVPSSRKYPFVGFELSRDLGKDVLTVENLSASFEGKKVFENVSFTIYRDDKIALLGKNDLARTVLLRILAGELLPDSGTFKWGQTVVHAHLPIDNTSYFNNCDLNLIDWLRQYSKDPAEVYIRGFLGRMLFSGNQPLKKVQVLSGGEKMRCMLSKLMLAHANTLLIDQPTNHLDLESIQSVNTGLKEFKGSLILTSHDHSLLSSVSNKVIEIGDKGSYTFEGSFEEYLDNTMAKNLVNKLYI
- a CDS encoding N-acetylmuramoyl-L-alanine amidase, which gives rise to MKFKSIVIAFFLVFILVACDKTETQTTTETTTEATETTQKKEVIQVSTEAIDYDIMSGISESINLSNGSSVTGLTDVEVTKNLITFNNTPLQNEIMTPLEKVNQLSLDIQVLFNEALSKTVFYEDNSIDLSLDNLTLDINSYELSDTSLIEKIEADITLTTNHELVKSNHLTDEVKINIVFNEQLFKISMQNNVSKDEVLNLKIDLIENKIEAGYNLDNEGVSFTIQNDEDGNQLIRIEKANSTESSEQNLYFYGDKRNGAIFSKLEKPQTTIIDYEVFNKRNGTIYKAMSFEGEEESYSYNGITLNNIKNWRNAIINESRFELGLNHDLTFVQENLTNSLVTDKTNYHFSTNGFNVKNSNIYGDTPYYLAGYFIESQNYIEQMYQLDFELNDCPTLEVNSVYNKIIDGFTEKMISLAVEDEVISISPELSFGPIFSRGHDENSNTDVVIWTLEPEVPEVLLFDENNELVSHSQYNNYVSFQNGLLFIYGENNHKPMIEIKSLNQNRELVDVKDYYWNDFHNDGAIVGITYDQENNTIKAQYQEESSICTNTMIINMENDEMDFEYTSVFKEYIDEASQLTVKIVKDENDHLLLMLFDKDGKLQDVSRGTNNEAQATNILDVKELDGKMMLLGQNNGSPYFVFPKITDGKWDYTDVYSYNYRGSGVMNDVTFDAENNTYLANYTMSDGYTNTININLNTGLAMIYDHISQNFVKDAITPTAIVIHETANRNVGADAYLHYRYWNNDYRGTSAHFGVDETSVFQYLDLDDKGWHVGTYKEELGISNSNSVGIEICVNIDGDYDVAVQNAVKLTVQLMIELNVPLDRVVTHQMASSWDKPCPSTMIQNGLAGRGYSFEDFKHDVEVLYNSLTAEQ
- a CDS encoding NAD(P)/FAD-dependent oxidoreductase encodes the protein MISTDVLIIGGGASGLLAGLAACDLGKQVVIVEGANRIAKKILTTGNGRCNITNHKIKMPYQTFHGQNPTFFQSVLNQFTVEDTINLFNIYGLPLTTLNDGKMYPKSLQASSVVNLFLMNIEERDIPVYLNSKVINIKKQNNKFLVESTNSDNQYFLANKVLIACGGSAAPNTGSDGSINRIIKQFGHNIIKPLPTIVQLKLEYKHLKAISGVRFDALASIMVNQEMKRQEYDEVLFTDYGISGPAILQLSRYASVGLSHNQEVKISLDLFSKQSKQEMKDYFDARFALFGHRTVFQSLIGVLHKKLIPVILKNSGITDIHKTCDSLTYQEKIKLYQTLKNWTFICNGTNGFKNAQSTIGGVDTTEVYDKTLQSKLVEGLYFSGEVLDVDGDCGGYNLQWAWSSGYLAGKNMSEY